In one Polaribacter sp. ALD11 genomic region, the following are encoded:
- a CDS encoding DUF6686 family protein, with protein MCHKTTIISRVKSGELSFCKGCETYSLTFNNVFFQFELEELIQFKKYISKVDTEYWLTHYANTTQKRKIPIQTYHQNLILLFNVYEFEELKVLLKIKNIFKKEVLSPEDVDYTLILN; from the coding sequence TATATCAAGAGTTAAAAGTGGAGAATTGTCTTTTTGTAAAGGTTGTGAAACTTACAGTTTAACATTTAATAATGTCTTTTTTCAATTTGAATTAGAAGAATTAATTCAGTTTAAAAAATACATATCTAAAGTAGATACAGAATATTGGTTAACACATTATGCAAACACAACTCAAAAAAGAAAAATACCCATACAAACATATCATCAAAATTTAATTTTGCTTTTTAATGTCTATGAATTTGAAGAACTAAAAGTGCTTTTAAAAATTAAAAACATTTTTAAAAAAGAAGTTTTATCTCCAGAAGATGTAGATTATACGTTAATTTTGAATTAG